The genomic stretch GGAGACGGGACCCTCGATCCGAAGAATAGTCCGGTGCAGGTCGGAACCGACTCCGACTGGGCCGGGATTGACGCGGGCAACTACCATTCGCTCGGGTGGAAAAGCGCTGGCTCCCTCTGGTCGTGGGGTAACAATCAGTATGGTCAACTGGGCGATGGGAACTGGACGAATTCCGAGACTTGGGTCAATTCCAGCGTTCCGGTGAGGGCTGGTGATACGGTCGCGTGGGCAATGGCCGTGACGGGCAGTGTGCATTCAGTCGGCTTGGGAGTGGACGGGTCCGTTTGGACCTGGGGCTACAATGGCGAGGGCGCCCTGGGCACTCCGCCCGCGGGACCGGTGCCGGAGCCACGCATGATCTTGCCGGTGGCGCTGCTACAGCAGATCGATTTCCCGACGGTGACCATTCCCGGATTCGGGATGCCGATCCCGCTTGCGGCGACTGCGACAAGTGGTTTGCCGATTCGCTACGAGGTCAGCGGACCTGCCGTGATCCACGGCAGCCTTCTCACGATCACTGGTCCCGGTGATATGGAGGTGAGAGCCTGGCAGGATGGGGATGCGACTTGGCTGGCCGCGGATCCGGTGGTCGCGACCCTAGTCCCTGGCGAGCCCGACATCGTGATCGAGTCCGATGGCGGTCCGCTTTCCAGTGCCGACATCGTGACCTTCGGCGAGGTGGCCACCGGCTCTGAGCTGGTCCGCGAATTCACGATCGCAAATCCAGGGACGGCTCCGCTCAATGGCATCGCGATCACCATCTCCGGTGTCGATGCCGAGGCATTTTCGATTGTCGGGACACCGTCTCCCGATCTCGCCATCTCCGCGTCCGCTGCTTTCTCCATCGCTTTCTCGCCATCGTCAGATGGTGAGAAACAGGCGGTCCTTGAAATTGCCAGCAGCGACCCCGACGAAGGCACATTTTTCCTTCAGCTCACGGGCACGGCGCGGCCGGCCGAGCAGATCTTCGATTCGTGGAGTGAGGGCAACGACCTCGCCGGTGACGACGCTTTGCCGGACGCGGTCCCATTCGGCGACGGCGTGTCGAACCTGCTGAAATACGCCTTCAACATGAACGGCAGCGGGCCCGATGTCAGCGTGCTGGTTCCCGGTGGCGGCACCTCCGGCTTGCCTTCCTTTGTCTTCGACGAAGGCGGCGCGGAGACGGTGTTGCGTCTCGAGTTCCTGAGGCGCAGGGGTAGCGGCCTCATCTACACGCCAAAGGTTTCCGCCACGCTGGAGCCCGGTTCCTTCGTTCCCATGTCTGGAGATGTGGTCGTGGTGCCGATCGACGAGCATTGGGAACGCGTCCTGGTGGAAGAGCCCCGGGATTTTTCTTCGCTTCCCACCGGTTTCGGGATCGTCGAGGTGAGTTTGCCTTAACGGAAATGCCAGGCGTGCGCCGGTTGGTCAGCTTGTCGCGCGGGTCGCTTCGGGATGTCGCGGCGGTGGTCAGGCTTGTCGCGGTGTGGGATTCATCGACGAAAGGATTCGCATTGGAAATCAACGGATTGCGAGTTCGATCGGCGCTGGCATCACGCCTGCAATCTTAGAGTCGCAATTGGAATTCACCGCCGGAGTGCGGCGGGGGTCCCAAGTGCCGGAAGCAAGCGGGGAAGACGGGCCCGGTGCTTTCGCCAACGATAGCAACGATCCGTCTGCAACCTACCTACTGATCATGACTGTTTTGAGACACTGGAATTCCCTTCGCGATATTCAAGAACTGCAGAACCGCGTCTTCAACGCCTTGGGCACTGGCTCTGGCGGACAGTGCGAATCCCGCGCCGTCGCCGAGTGGGTGCCGGTCGTCGACATCCTCGAGGATGAGAAGGAATACCTCATCAAAGCCGAGCTGCCCGGGGTGACCCGCGAGAACGTCCAGGTGACGGTCGAGAAGGGCCGCCTTGCGATCAAGGGCGAGCGCCCTTTCGAAAAGGAAGAGGACGGCAGGAAATACCATCGCGTCGAACGCTCGTCCGGGACTTTCCTGCGCAGTTTCAACCTGCCGGAGAATGCCGATGCCGAGAAGGTCGAGGCGGAGTTCAAGGACGGCGTCTTGTTCGTCCACCTGCCGAAGCAAGAGAAGGCCAAGCCGCGCGAGATCGAGGTGAAGGTGAACTGACCTTCGCAACTTAGGATTCGGTGGATTCTTTCAGGGGCGGGTAGCAGGGCTTTTCATGGGGCCCTGCTGCCTGCCCCGCTTCGTTTTGCGGAATGGCGCAACCATGGGTGGGGCCGGCAGGTTTCACCTTGATCCCCGCCCGATCCGGGCAAGGGTCAGCCTTTGAGCCATGGCAACGATTTCCCGTCTTCACATCAATGGTCGCGACGTCCCGCTGCAAGCGGATGGCGAGCGGCAGTTGCTCGCCATCCTGCGGGATGAACTCGGCCTGACCGGTTGCAAGGCCGGTTGCGGCGAGGGCCAGTGCGGCGCCTGCACGGTGCTGGTCGATGGAAAGCCGGTCCGCTCCTGCATCACTGACGTCGGGAGTGTGGCGGAGCGCAAGATCCGCACCATCGAGGGACTCGCGGAGAAAGAGGATGCGCTGCATCCCGTCCAGCAGGCCTTCCTCGATGCCGATGCCCTCCAGTGCGGGTATTGCACCTGCGGGATGATCCTGTCGGCGGTCGCTCTGTTAGAGAAGCATCCGAAGCCGACCGAGGCACAGTTCCTTGAAGCGATGGATGGCAACATTTGCCGCTGTGGGGTTTACAACCGCATCCGCGATGCCGTGAAGCGAGCCTCTGAAACCCTGGCTACCCGATGAACGACACCGACACCGCAATGCTCGCTTTCAACCGCCGCCGGTTCTTCCAGATCCTCGGCGGCGGGATCCTCGCCGTTTATCTCAGCGATCCGCTGTCGGCGCAGGAAAGGCGCGGCAGACGTGGCGGGGGACCGCGACCGATGGAGGTGTCGGCCTGGATCCACATCGGGGAAGATGGCACGGTGCAGGTTTTCACCGGCAAGACGGAGGTCGGGCAGAACATCCGCACCTCGCTGGCCCAAGCAGTGGCGGAAGAACTGGAAGTGCCGGTTTCCTCGATCCGGATGATCATGGCCGACACCGATCTGGTGCCGTTCGACGCCGGCACCTTCGGCAGTCGCAGCACGCCGGACATGGCGCTGCATTTGAGGAAGGCAGCCGCCGCAGCGCGGGAAGCGCTGATCGATTTGGCGGTCAAGCAGTGGGGCATGACCGACCGGCATGTGGTGGCGAGGGACGGGAAGGTGCTTCATCAACCGTTGGGAAAGCCGCCCTTGTTTCCGCCAGTGAGCTATTCCGAGCTGATGAAGGGCCAGAAGCTGTTAGCCACGGTCACGGACAACGTGAAGCTCAGGCCCGCCAGTGACTGGAAAGTCGCTGGCACCTCTGTTCCGAAGGTCGATGGCCGGGACTTTGTCACCGGCAAGCACGACTACACCAGCGACCTGAGCGTTCCCGGCATGGGATACGGCAAGGTCCTGCGGCCACCGCGTTACGGGGCGAAATTGAAGACCCTCGACGATTCCGCGGCGAAGGCGATGGAAGGCGTGACCGTGGTGCGGGATGGCGACTTCGTGGGGGTGGTGGCTCCATCTTCCTGGGCGGCGGAGAAGGCCCTTGCGGCTCTCAAGGCGGAGTGGGACGGCGGCGAAGGTCCTTCTAACAAGGAGCTGTTTTCCATCCTCAAGAACGACATCGACCGCGGCGATGCGGGCCGTGCAGTGGATGAGGCATTAAAGTCCGCCGCGCATCGCGTCGAGCAGACCTACACCGTCCAGTTCATCGCTCACGCCCCGCTCGAACCTCGCGCGGGCGTGGCGGAGTGGAAGGACGGGAAAGTCACCGCATGGACCGGGACGCAGCGGCCCTTCGGCGTGAAGGACGAATTGATGCAGGCCTTCTCCCTGCCGGGTGACAAGGCGCGGGTGATCGTGCCCGACACCGGCTCTGGCTACGGTGGCAAGCACAGCGGCGAGGCTGCGGTTGAGGCGGCACGGCTCGCCAAGGTCGCGGGCAAGCCGGTGAAGCTCGTGTGGACGCGTGAGGAGGAATTCATCTGGGCGTATTTCCGCCCGGCTGGCGTGATCGAGGTGAAGGCTGGCATCGATGGCGAGGGCGAGCTGCTTGCCTGGGACTTTCACAATCACAACTCCGGCGGTGCGGCGATCGAGACGCCCTATGACGTGCCCGCGAAAAATGTCCGCAGCCACGGCAGCAAGTCGCCCTTGCGGCAAGGGTCCTACCGCGGGCTCGCGGCGGCGGCGAATGGCTTCGCCCGCGAATCCGTGATGGATGAACTCGCCGCGGCGGCCGGCATCGATCCGCTGGAATTCCGTCTCAAGAATCTCAGGAACGAGCGGTTGCGCGCGGTTTTGGAAGCGGCTGCCGCGAGCTTCGGCTGGAAGGATCGCAAGGGGCATTGTGGGATCGCCTGCGGCATCGACAAGGGCGGCTACATCGCCAATTGCGTGGAGGTGGAAGTGAAGGGCAAGGAGGTGAAGGTCGTCCGCATCGTCGCCGCCTTCGAGTGCGGCGCGGTGGTCAACCCGGTGCATCTCAAGAACCAGATCGAGGGCAGCATCGTCATGGGGCTGGGCGGCGCGTTGTTCGAGGCGATCCAGTTTGGCGGCGGGAAGATCCTGAACCCCGCGTTTTCCACCTATCGCGTGCCTCGTTTCTCCGACGTCCCGCCGATCGAGATCGTGCTGGTGAATCGGAAGGATTTGCCCTCGGCCGGGGCAGGGGAGTGCCCGATCATGGCCATCGCCCCGGCAATCGGCAGTGCGGTCTTTGCCGCAACTGGCAAACGGCCGCGGGCGATGCCGATGCTGCCGGAAATGTAGCGTCGGTCTGCGACCGTCGGAAACTGGCGGCAACAAGCCGCATCGTGAGACTTTCGAATCGTATCTCCCGAATTGCACCCACAGGGATGCGGCCCGTGCCGTTTAAGTGCGACGGTCATAGACACGCCGCTACAAACGAGAGGCCGGAACTCCGTCGCAAGCCCGGGCTTGCCCGATTCCGCCGATCCGCTTCAATCCCGCCCAGCCAAGAAATTCTCCAAGTATTATGGGACGCGCCTTCGAATGCCGACGCCGAGCCAAGGAAGCCCGCTGGGACACCATGTCCCGCGTTTTCCCCAAGCTCGCCAAATCCATCACTATGGCTGCGAAGAACGGCGGCCCGGACCCGGCAGCCAATGCTCCGCTGCGCCTCGCCATCGCCAATGCGAAGGGCCAGAACCTGCCGAAGGACAAGATCGACGCCGCCATCAAGCGCGCCGCCGGCAAGGACGCCGCGGACATCGTGGAAGTTGCCTACGAGGGCAAGGGCCCTCACGGCTCGCTCTTCTACATCGAGTGCGCCACCGACAACACCAACCGCTCGGTGGTCAACATGAAGACCATCTTCAACAAGAACGGCGGACAGATCGTGAACAGCGGCCAGCTCGACTTCATGTTCACCCGCAAGGCCGTGGTGGAGTTCGAAGTGACGCCGGAGATGAACCTCGAAGAGATCGAAATGGAACTCATCGATGGCGGCTTGGAAGAGCTTGCATTGGAAGACGGCATCGCCCGCGCCATTGGCGAATACGCCAGTTTCGCCGATCTCACGGCTGCGGTGGAAAAGCTCGGCATCACCACCAAGAAGGCCAGCTTGGAGCGCATCCCGACCCAGCCGATCGAGCTCACCGAGGAGCAGATGGCCGAGGTGGAAGTGATCCTTGAGAAGATCGAAGACGATGACGACGTGCAGGTCGTCTTCACCAATCTCGCCTGACCGATTTGCCGCGATGCGCGTCCTGCTGGCCTGCGACAAATTCAAGGGATCGCTGGGCGCAGCGGAAGCTTGTGAAGCGATCCGCGCTGGCTTGCCGGAGGACTGGACCATCGACATCTGCCCCATCGCCGATGGCGGGGAAGGCTTCGTCGATGTCATGCTCGCGGGCAGCGGTGGGGAGCGGGTTTTCGCTCCGTGTGCCGATGCGCTGGGACGCCACGTTGAAGCGAGCTACGGCATTTATCGTAGCAATGGCGAGGTCGTGGCCGTGCTGGAGATGTCAGCCGCGAGTGGCCTCTGGAGAATTCCGGCAAAGGAGCGAAATCCCCGGCTCTCCAGCACCTTTGGCACCGGCCAACTGATGCGCCATGCCATCGAAGTGTCGGGCTCATCCCGCCTGCTTGTTGGCATCGGCGGCAGTGCCACCAATGACGGCGGGGCCGGCATGGCGGCGGCGCTTGGGGTTCGTTTTCTCGATGAACGGGGCAGGGTGCTTGAGCCCGTGCCTGCGGATCTGGCCCGCCTCGGTGCCATCGATATTTCGGAGATAGTCTCCCTGCCGAAAGTCGTCGTCGCTTGTGATGTGGACAATCCGCTTGCCGGTCCCCGTGGCGCGTCGGCGGTCTTTGGTCCCCAAAAGGGCGCCTCATCTGAAGACGTGGCCTTCCTCGATGCCGTGCTTTCGCAACTGGCCGCAATTTCCCGCGGAGAAGTCGAAGCAGCGACTCCCGGGGCAGGTGCCGCGGGAGGACTTGGCTTCGGTCTCATGCGCTTTGCGGGAGCCGAACTCGTCCCCGGCTTCGATCTGGTGGCGGAGGCGCTTGGAATGGCTGAGCGTTTGAAGGCGGCCGATCTCGTGGTTACCGGTGAGGGTTCGCTCGATGCCCAGACGCTCGGTGGCAAAGGGCCCGCCGGGGTCGCCGCCATGGCCAAGGCAGCGGGGATCCCCGTGGTCGCCGTCGCGGGGCGGATCGAGGATGTAGCGCGCCCGTTGTTTGATGCCTGCCTCTCGCTGGAAAGCTTCGGCTTGCCGGTTGCGGAGTCGATTTCGCGCGCGCCGGAGCTGGTGACCCGCCTCGTCGCGGATCATGCAAGCTTGCTCCGCGGGTTGGCCGCCCGCTAGGACAGGCGGCGACATGAGCGACGTCGTTCTACTTTTCTCCGGACAGGGCGCCCAAAAGGTGGGCATGGGCAAGGACTTCCACGAGGCATCGGAGACGGCGCGAGCGTTGTTCCGCCAGGCCGATGAGGCATTGGGCTTCGGTCTTTCGCAGATCATGTTTGAGGGCCCGGATGACGAACTCACCCGCACATCCCGCTGCCAGCCGGCGCTTTACCTCCACGGGTTGGTCGCGCTGGCGCTGCTGAAGGAGCGCGTGGGCGGCCTGAATCCGGTGGCTGCGGCCGGTCTTTCGCTAGGTGAATTCACCGCGCACTCGGCTGCGGGCACGTTCTCATTCGAAGATGGCCTAAGGATCGTCGCGCGCCGTGGCCTCTTCATGGAGGAAGCCTGCGAAGCGACGCAGGGCTCGATGGCCGCTCTGATCGGCGGCGAGGAAGGCGCCGTCAAGGCATTGGCCGCGGAATGCGACGTGGATGTCGCGAACTTCAATGCCCCCGGCCAGATCGTGCTCTCGGGCACCGTCGCCGGCATCGATGCCGCGGTGGAAAAGGCCCGCGACCACGGCATCCGCCGCGCCATCAAATTGAACGTCGCCGGTGCCTACCACAGCCGCCTGATGCAGCCGGCGCAGGACAAGCTGGCCGCCGAGCTGGCGGGCGTCGCGATCCAGTCACCGGTGCTTCCCGTCGTCTGCAATTTCGGTGCTTCGGTGGTGTCTAAACCGGCGGAAATCCGCAGCATGCTGGAGAAGCAGGTGACGGGCTCCGTGCGCTGGACGGAATCGATCCGGTTGCTGGTGGAAAAGGGCCACCGCACCTTCATCGAGCTCGGTCCCGGAAAGGTTTTAGCGGGCCTGGTGGCGAAGATTGAGAAGGATGCGACGGTGCATTCCGTCGAGGATCTGGCGTCCTTGGAAGCGGTCGTCGAGGCCCTCTCCCAAAGGTAAGAAAAAGTCAAATTAGGTATTGCGCGGGGCCGGGCACGTACCTAGCTTCCGCGCACGCCGCACGGGGCACCAAGCAACCGGCGGCGCGCAAGAGAAACTACCAGTGGAGCGGTAGTTCAGTTGGTTAGAATGCCGCCCTGTCACGGCGGAGGTCGCGGGTTCGAGTCCCGTCCGCTCCGCCACTCTTTACGAGTGGCCAAAGGTTAAAAGCCCCGTAGTCGCAATGACTTACGGGGCTTTCTTTTGCCCGGTGCCCGCAGTGTTCTACCGTGTTCTACGGATTGAGCAGCGCGAACCACTCTTCCGCTTCCTCCCGGGACTTGGCGTCGTTGTAGCTTTTGCGGGCTTCGGCCTCGCTGTTCCCGGCTTCCATGGAGGTTTGCGCGAGCCCGACCAGCGCCGCGCGGAAGCTGATGAAGCTGTTCCGCAGGCCATTGGGCTTCCATCCACCGACGAGCTCGCCGAGCCGCGTCGTGAGCGCGTCCTCGTGCTTCAGCTTCTTGTTGGGCGGACGCGTGGGCGTGAGCCGGCCGGAGGGTAGGGGAGAGAGCCAGGCCGCCGCGTTGTCGTGGAGCTTGATCACGCGCCGTTCGTCCATCTTGGCGGTCTCAGCCCGGACGATGATCAGCCCGCGGTCGAGGTTGATGTCCTCGCCGGCCAGCGGGCTTTTCTCGGAGCCGTAGGGAGGGAACAATTCCGAGTAGCGGAGCCCGTGGAAGCCGGAGAGGACCAGCCACGATCGATACTCAGGCGGGCAGGCATCGAGTAGCTTCCGCATTTCGCCGACGGTGTACGTCGGCGGCACCTTCCGCACCACCTTGGGACGCTCGAGCTTCTCGGCCGCGGTGGTCTTGTCGGGGAGGTAGTCGCGCTTGCGGGCCCAGCGGAAAAGGGTCACCGCCGCGCCACGGAGATTCCGCCGGCGCTTTGCCGACAGGTGCGCCGACTTCGCGAGCCATTCCTCGAGATCCTTCACGGTCACGGCGCCGATCCCCTTCGCCTCGTGGAAGTGCGCCTTGAGGCTCCCCAGGTCGCCGCGCAGTGATCGGATATTGCGCTCCGATGCCCCGCGGTTCGCCTCCTTGATGGCGAGGAACTCGGCGACCACGGCATGCAGCGTCACGTCTGGATGCTGGCGAGTCTTCCACTCCATGAATTCCTCCAGCAGCCGCAGCGTCGGATCCGCCTTGAGGATGCGGGCAAGCCGCGCCTTCACCACCGGTGCGAGAACGTCGACGACTTCCCCGCCGTGAAGTTGCTTGGCGATCTTCTCCTTGAGCTTCTCCGGCGTGGATGCGGTGAGCTGCCGGCGCTTCGAGGTGTCGGGATCCGTGAAATCCCAACGCCAGTAATCGCGGCCGGTGGGATGCTGCCACGGGTAGATTTCAACCGTGATTCGGCCGACCTTGAGGCTCTGGCGAACTGGCATGCTGGCCGAGATTAGAATTCGCCCTTCTGATAGAAATCGCGAAGGAAACCCAGCGTTTCGGCTCCGATCTTCGCATAGTGCGGGTCCTGGTGATCTTCCCAGCGCATCACCACTCGGGTGATCTCCTCGCCGATCACCTTGAGTGCTTCCGTGCTGACGGACGGCAGGAAAGCCTTTTTGGCATCGCCGCCTTTCAGTAGAACAAGAGCCTCCAAGACGCTGGAAAACGCAGCATCCTCCTCGGCCATCTGCGTGAGTTGCAGGGCGGTGCTGGAAACTTCCCCTCCTACAAAGCGGAGTTTTACCAAGCGAATTTCCAAGATCTCGCCGATCTTAATCGCTTGAGCGTCAGGGATCGTTGGATAGATGCCCCTTAGTAGCTTTGAAATGTAAGAGCGATCGACGCCGAGTTTTTCGGCGAGCGCGGTTTGGCTCATATTGCCCCGATCCTTCATCCCTCGGATGATCTTTTCGATTACTTGAGCTGTGACCTGCATATTTTTTGGGGTCGAAAACCTTGATGGACCGGGGATTGACGAACAATTGGGACTTTTATTCAACAAATTCCCTTGAGGACTTTTAGTCCCTATGGTGACTTGGCGTCACCGACATGAAGAAGCTGCTCATTCACGACGAAGTCCACCGCGAGGTGAAAGCCGAAGCCGCTCGCCAAGGGCGGAGTGTCCCCGACACCGGCAGCGAACTCTTGGCGACCGCTCTCGATCTGCTCCGCGAGGGGAAGATCGAGTTTCCACCGCAACCGGCCCCGGAGCCCGCCGCTGCGACCACCGAAGGCTGATCCCCACCGCCTCCTTCCTTGATCACCCTCGACCAACTCGAACCAGAGGAG from Luteolibacter arcticus encodes the following:
- a CDS encoding Hsp20/alpha crystallin family protein, translating into MTVLRHWNSLRDIQELQNRVFNALGTGSGGQCESRAVAEWVPVVDILEDEKEYLIKAELPGVTRENVQVTVEKGRLAIKGERPFEKEEDGRKYHRVERSSGTFLRSFNLPENADAEKVEAEFKDGVLFVHLPKQEKAKPREIEVKVN
- a CDS encoding (2Fe-2S)-binding protein, producing the protein MATISRLHINGRDVPLQADGERQLLAILRDELGLTGCKAGCGEGQCGACTVLVDGKPVRSCITDVGSVAERKIRTIEGLAEKEDALHPVQQAFLDADALQCGYCTCGMILSAVALLEKHPKPTEAQFLEAMDGNICRCGVYNRIRDAVKRASETLATR
- a CDS encoding xanthine dehydrogenase family protein molybdopterin-binding subunit, which codes for MNDTDTAMLAFNRRRFFQILGGGILAVYLSDPLSAQERRGRRGGGPRPMEVSAWIHIGEDGTVQVFTGKTEVGQNIRTSLAQAVAEELEVPVSSIRMIMADTDLVPFDAGTFGSRSTPDMALHLRKAAAAAREALIDLAVKQWGMTDRHVVARDGKVLHQPLGKPPLFPPVSYSELMKGQKLLATVTDNVKLRPASDWKVAGTSVPKVDGRDFVTGKHDYTSDLSVPGMGYGKVLRPPRYGAKLKTLDDSAAKAMEGVTVVRDGDFVGVVAPSSWAAEKALAALKAEWDGGEGPSNKELFSILKNDIDRGDAGRAVDEALKSAAHRVEQTYTVQFIAHAPLEPRAGVAEWKDGKVTAWTGTQRPFGVKDELMQAFSLPGDKARVIVPDTGSGYGGKHSGEAAVEAARLAKVAGKPVKLVWTREEEFIWAYFRPAGVIEVKAGIDGEGELLAWDFHNHNSGGAAIETPYDVPAKNVRSHGSKSPLRQGSYRGLAAAANGFARESVMDELAAAAGIDPLEFRLKNLRNERLRAVLEAAAASFGWKDRKGHCGIACGIDKGGYIANCVEVEVKGKEVKVVRIVAAFECGAVVNPVHLKNQIEGSIVMGLGGALFEAIQFGGGKILNPAFSTYRVPRFSDVPPIEIVLVNRKDLPSAGAGECPIMAIAPAIGSAVFAATGKRPRAMPMLPEM
- a CDS encoding YebC/PmpR family DNA-binding transcriptional regulator, producing the protein MGRAFECRRRAKEARWDTMSRVFPKLAKSITMAAKNGGPDPAANAPLRLAIANAKGQNLPKDKIDAAIKRAAGKDAADIVEVAYEGKGPHGSLFYIECATDNTNRSVVNMKTIFNKNGGQIVNSGQLDFMFTRKAVVEFEVTPEMNLEEIEMELIDGGLEELALEDGIARAIGEYASFADLTAAVEKLGITTKKASLERIPTQPIELTEEQMAEVEVILEKIEDDDDVQVVFTNLA
- a CDS encoding glycerate kinase, with amino-acid sequence MRVLLACDKFKGSLGAAEACEAIRAGLPEDWTIDICPIADGGEGFVDVMLAGSGGERVFAPCADALGRHVEASYGIYRSNGEVVAVLEMSAASGLWRIPAKERNPRLSSTFGTGQLMRHAIEVSGSSRLLVGIGGSATNDGGAGMAAALGVRFLDERGRVLEPVPADLARLGAIDISEIVSLPKVVVACDVDNPLAGPRGASAVFGPQKGASSEDVAFLDAVLSQLAAISRGEVEAATPGAGAAGGLGFGLMRFAGAELVPGFDLVAEALGMAERLKAADLVVTGEGSLDAQTLGGKGPAGVAAMAKAAGIPVVAVAGRIEDVARPLFDACLSLESFGLPVAESISRAPELVTRLVADHASLLRGLAAR
- the fabD gene encoding ACP S-malonyltransferase; the encoded protein is MSDVVLLFSGQGAQKVGMGKDFHEASETARALFRQADEALGFGLSQIMFEGPDDELTRTSRCQPALYLHGLVALALLKERVGGLNPVAAAGLSLGEFTAHSAAGTFSFEDGLRIVARRGLFMEEACEATQGSMAALIGGEEGAVKALAAECDVDVANFNAPGQIVLSGTVAGIDAAVEKARDHGIRRAIKLNVAGAYHSRLMQPAQDKLAAELAGVAIQSPVLPVVCNFGASVVSKPAEIRSMLEKQVTGSVRWTESIRLLVEKGHRTFIELGPGKVLAGLVAKIEKDATVHSVEDLASLEAVVEALSQR
- a CDS encoding tyrosine-type recombinase/integrase, coding for MPVRQSLKVGRITVEIYPWQHPTGRDYWRWDFTDPDTSKRRQLTASTPEKLKEKIAKQLHGGEVVDVLAPVVKARLARILKADPTLRLLEEFMEWKTRQHPDVTLHAVVAEFLAIKEANRGASERNIRSLRGDLGSLKAHFHEAKGIGAVTVKDLEEWLAKSAHLSAKRRRNLRGAAVTLFRWARKRDYLPDKTTAAEKLERPKVVRKVPPTYTVGEMRKLLDACPPEYRSWLVLSGFHGLRYSELFPPYGSEKSPLAGEDINLDRGLIIVRAETAKMDERRVIKLHDNAAAWLSPLPSGRLTPTRPPNKKLKHEDALTTRLGELVGGWKPNGLRNSFISFRAALVGLAQTSMEAGNSEAEARKSYNDAKSREEAEEWFALLNP
- a CDS encoding helix-turn-helix domain-containing protein, whose translation is MNKSPNCSSIPGPSRFSTPKNMQVTAQVIEKIIRGMKDRGNMSQTALAEKLGVDRSYISKLLRGIYPTIPDAQAIKIGEILEIRLVKLRFVGGEVSSTALQLTQMAEEDAAFSSVLEALVLLKGGDAKKAFLPSVSTEALKVIGEEITRVVMRWEDHQDPHYAKIGAETLGFLRDFYQKGEF